Proteins encoded by one window of Ignavibacteriota bacterium:
- the ribD gene encoding bifunctional diaminohydroxyphosphoribosylaminopyrimidine deaminase/5-amino-6-(5-phosphoribosylamino)uracil reductase RibD, which yields MEHEKYILRAIELAENGSGFVSPNPKVGAVIVRNDKIIAEGWHTKFGMPHAEVEAIKNAGDIDFSDCTIYVNLEPCAHFGKTPPCTDLIIEKKFSKVVVGCTDPNPIVAGKGIEKLRAAGIEVITNICMKESEWCNRVFIKNITTQKPYIILKIGQTLDGCIALKNGQSKWITSEESRLRTHKLRSGLDAVLVGKNTVIKDNPLLTVRSVSGRNPMRVICDSNLSLPLDLSVFKLEDNAMTIICCSEEASKSRKARNLGLSGIKILTVKTGEDGRLELSNAVESLKKSFGISSILVEGGSILFSSFIKQHLADELQIFIAPKIFGNCKNSFEFIDLKSISDAYEFELISFDQSGGDIHAIYTKK from the coding sequence ATGGAACATGAAAAGTATATACTTCGAGCAATCGAATTAGCCGAAAACGGCTCCGGCTTTGTAAGTCCGAATCCAAAAGTAGGTGCTGTAATTGTAAGAAATGATAAAATTATTGCTGAGGGCTGGCATACAAAATTCGGTATGCCTCATGCCGAGGTTGAAGCAATAAAAAATGCTGGTGATATTGATTTTTCCGATTGTACAATTTATGTAAATCTTGAGCCCTGCGCTCATTTTGGAAAGACTCCACCCTGTACTGATTTGATAATTGAGAAAAAGTTTTCAAAAGTAGTTGTCGGCTGCACTGACCCAAACCCAATTGTTGCCGGAAAGGGAATTGAAAAATTAAGAGCTGCAGGAATTGAAGTCATAACAAATATCTGCATGAAGGAATCAGAATGGTGCAACAGAGTTTTTATAAAAAATATTACAACTCAAAAGCCTTATATTATATTAAAAATTGGTCAGACTCTTGATGGCTGTATCGCTTTAAAAAACGGACAATCCAAGTGGATAACATCCGAAGAAAGCCGCCTCAGAACTCATAAACTTCGTAGTGGTTTGGATGCAGTTCTGGTTGGGAAAAATACTGTAATCAAAGATAATCCATTGCTTACAGTCAGGTCTGTTTCGGGTAGAAACCCAATGAGAGTGATTTGCGACAGCAATTTATCATTACCGCTTGATTTATCTGTATTCAAACTTGAAGATAATGCTATGACTATAATTTGCTGTAGTGAAGAAGCTTCAAAATCCCGAAAAGCAAGAAATCTCGGTCTTTCAGGCATCAAGATCCTAACTGTCAAAACAGGCGAGGACGGTAGATTGGAATTATCTAATGCAGTTGAATCGCTAAAGAAAAGTTTCGGAATAAGTTCTATCTTGGTTGAAGGTGGGAGCATTCTTTTTTCATCTTTCATTAAACAACACTTAGCTGATGAGCTTCAGATATTTATCGCTCCAAAAATTTTTGGAAATTGTAAAAATTCCTTTGAATTTATTGATTTAAAAAGTATATCCGATGCTTATGAATTTGAACTAATTTCATTTGACCAAAGCGGTGGTGATATTCATGCTATTTATACAAAAAAATAA